One Centroberyx gerrardi isolate f3 chromosome 2, fCenGer3.hap1.cur.20231027, whole genome shotgun sequence DNA window includes the following coding sequences:
- the fam136a gene encoding protein FAM136A — protein MAEAHQARMQTVVEDMVQSLERDHIRKMQGLMFRCSADCCDRPTDSMSQVHQCIERCHTPLAKAQGLVTSELEKFQDRLTRCTMHCNDKAKDLFDSGAKEPAVRALMDRCVGSCVDDHVNLIPSMTRRLKENLDSIPQ, from the exons ATGGCAGAGGCGCATCAGGCACGCATGCAGACGGTGGTCGAAGACATGGTCCAGAGCCTAGAAAGGGACCATATCCGCAAAATGCAA GGTCTTATGTTCAGGTGCAGCGCAGACTGCTGTGATCGGCCCACAGACTCAATGTCACAGGTGCACCAGTGTATCGAGCGGTGCCACACTCCTCTGGCCAAGGCTCAGGGACTGGTGACTTCAGAGCTGGAGAAATTTCAG GACCGTCTGACCAGGTGCACCATGCACTGCAACGACAAGGCCAAGGACCTGTTTGACTCCGGGGCCAAGGAGCCGGCGGTGCGGGCGCTGATGGACCGCTGCGTGGGCAGCTGCGTGGACGACCACGTCAACCTGATCCCCAGCATGACCCGCAGGCTCAAAGAGAACTTGGACTCTATACCGCAGTGA